The following proteins come from a genomic window of Corynebacterium hansenii:
- a CDS encoding O-methyltransferase: protein MSAHINATAVADEALAGARDDAAEFGLSIPDAVAGGMLTAFAALASARRPDGPAAVAATPAVGVVGLHLFAGMPDNGVLTCIDPEIEHQKLARDAFRRAGVGPSRHRFLPSRPLDVLGRLAPGAYDLIYADVSPAEVAVFRERAWPLLSDGGVLIFAGVLLDGTIADESRRDRDTVAAREAEKHLLEREDALVTRMPIGAGAIALIKK from the coding sequence ATGAGCGCCCACATCAACGCCACGGCCGTGGCCGATGAGGCCCTGGCCGGCGCGCGCGACGACGCCGCCGAATTCGGCCTGTCGATCCCCGACGCCGTCGCCGGCGGCATGCTCACCGCCTTCGCCGCCCTCGCCTCGGCCCGCCGCCCCGATGGGCCGGCCGCCGTCGCCGCGACCCCCGCCGTCGGCGTCGTGGGCCTGCACCTCTTCGCCGGCATGCCCGACAACGGCGTGCTGACGTGCATCGATCCCGAAATCGAGCACCAGAAACTCGCCCGCGACGCGTTCCGCCGCGCCGGCGTCGGCCCGTCGCGCCACCGCTTCCTGCCCTCGCGCCCGCTGGACGTGCTGGGCCGCCTGGCGCCGGGCGCCTACGACCTCATCTACGCCGACGTCTCCCCCGCGGAGGTGGCGGTGTTCCGCGAGCGTGCGTGGCCCCTGCTTTCCGACGGCGGCGTGCTCATCTTCGCCGGCGTCCTCCTCGACGGGACCATCGCCGACGAATCCCGCCGCGACCGCGACACCGTCGCCGCCCGGGAGGCCGAGAAGCACCTCCTCGAGCGCGAAGACGCCCTGGTCACCCGCATGCCGATCGGCGCGGGGGCCATTGCGCTGATCAAGAAGTAG
- the budA gene encoding acetolactate decarboxylase, producing MTIDANPARGNHPADLPTTRHTFFQASLMTALLDGIYDGEMSIGELLGKGNFGIGTFDGLDGEMVIIDGVCWQLRGDGSATRASMNQKTPYAVVTNFVPHIVRDAPADTVRADITPFIDAAVPSANYMYALRITGEFEWVKTRTVVKQSRPYPKMVEATEADESVDFENVRGVIAGFRTPVYEKGISVPGCHVHFIDDARTGGGHVLDFKLKSGVIEICPGTDLQLRLPLSEEFSGAQLAPEDLDAQIHATEVKG from the coding sequence GTGACCATCGACGCGAACCCCGCCCGCGGCAACCACCCCGCGGACCTGCCCACCACCCGACACACGTTCTTCCAGGCGTCGCTGATGACGGCCCTGCTCGACGGCATCTACGACGGCGAAATGTCCATCGGCGAGCTGCTGGGCAAGGGCAACTTCGGCATCGGCACGTTCGACGGCCTCGACGGGGAAATGGTGATCATCGACGGCGTGTGCTGGCAGCTGCGCGGCGACGGCTCCGCGACCAGGGCCTCCATGAACCAGAAGACGCCCTACGCCGTGGTGACCAACTTCGTGCCGCACATCGTCCGCGACGCCCCCGCCGACACCGTGCGCGCCGACATCACCCCGTTCATCGACGCCGCCGTGCCCAGCGCCAACTACATGTACGCGCTGCGGATCACCGGCGAGTTCGAATGGGTGAAGACGCGGACCGTCGTCAAGCAGTCCCGCCCCTACCCCAAGATGGTCGAGGCGACCGAGGCGGACGAATCCGTCGACTTCGAGAACGTCCGCGGCGTCATCGCCGGGTTCCGCACGCCCGTGTACGAAAAGGGCATCTCCGTGCCCGGCTGCCACGTGCACTTCATCGACGACGCCCGCACCGGCGGCGGGCACGTGCTCGACTTCAAGCTGAAGAGCGGCGTCATCGAAATCTGCCCCGGCACCGACCTGCAGCTGCGGCTGCCGCTGTCCGAGGAATTCTCCGGCGCGCAGCTGGCGCCCGAGGACCTGGACGCGCAGATCCACGCCACCGAAGTCAAGGGCTGA
- the glgC gene encoding glucose-1-phosphate adenylyltransferase, translating into MRSQPNVLSIVLAGGEGKRLFPLTADRAKPAVPFGGSYRLIDFVLSNLVNAGYLKICVLTQYKSHSLDRHISQAWQLSGITGQYVTPVPAQQRLGKRWFTGSADAILQSLNLVYDESPEYVIVFGADHVYRMDPEQMVQAHIESGAGVTVAGIRVPRSEAHAFGCIDADDNNRITSFLEKPVDPPGTPDDPEATFASMGNYVFTTDALIEAIKRDSENEDSNHDMGGDIIPMLVNEGEAYVYDFKDNYVAGETERDKGYWRDVGTIDAFYEANMDLISVHPVFNLYNKKWPIHTFADENLPPAKFVQGGIAQASMVGAGTIISGGTVRNSVLSTGVVVEDGATVEGSVLFPGVRVGRGAVVRHAILDKNVVVSDGEIIGVDRERDAERFKISPGGVVTVGKGEVV; encoded by the coding sequence GTGAGGAGTCAACCGAATGTTCTGTCCATCGTTCTCGCCGGAGGCGAGGGCAAGCGCCTGTTTCCGCTGACCGCGGACCGCGCGAAGCCCGCGGTGCCCTTCGGCGGGAGCTACCGCCTCATCGACTTCGTGCTGTCGAATCTGGTCAACGCGGGTTATCTGAAGATCTGCGTGCTGACCCAGTACAAGTCCCATTCGCTCGACCGCCATATCTCGCAGGCGTGGCAGCTGTCCGGCATCACCGGCCAGTACGTCACCCCGGTGCCGGCGCAGCAGCGACTGGGCAAGCGCTGGTTCACCGGCTCGGCCGACGCGATCCTGCAGTCCCTGAACCTCGTGTACGACGAGTCCCCGGAGTACGTCATCGTCTTCGGCGCCGACCACGTGTACCGCATGGACCCGGAGCAGATGGTCCAGGCGCACATCGAGTCCGGCGCCGGCGTCACCGTCGCGGGCATCCGCGTCCCGCGCAGCGAGGCCCACGCCTTCGGCTGCATCGACGCCGACGACAACAACCGGATCACCAGCTTCCTGGAGAAGCCGGTCGACCCGCCGGGCACCCCGGATGACCCGGAGGCGACGTTCGCGTCGATGGGCAACTACGTGTTCACCACGGATGCGCTCATCGAGGCGATCAAGCGCGATTCGGAGAACGAGGACTCGAACCACGACATGGGCGGCGACATCATCCCGATGCTCGTCAACGAGGGCGAGGCCTACGTCTACGACTTCAAGGACAACTACGTCGCGGGCGAGACCGAGCGCGACAAGGGCTACTGGCGCGACGTCGGCACCATCGACGCCTTCTACGAGGCGAACATGGACCTGATCTCCGTCCACCCGGTGTTCAACCTCTACAACAAGAAGTGGCCGATCCACACCTTCGCGGACGAGAACCTGCCGCCGGCGAAGTTCGTCCAGGGCGGCATCGCCCAGGCGTCGATGGTAGGCGCGGGCACCATCATTTCCGGTGGCACCGTGCGCAATTCGGTGCTGAGCACCGGCGTCGTCGTCGAGGATGGCGCGACGGTGGAGGGCTCGGTGCTCTTCCCGGGCGTGCGCGTCGGCCGCGGTGCCGTGGTGCGCCACGCGATCCTGGACAAGAACGTGGTGGTCAGCGACGGCGAGATCATCGGCGTCGACCGCGAGCGCGATGCAGAGCGCTTCAAGATCAGCCCCGGTGGCGTCGTCACCGTCGGCAAGGGCGAGGTCGTGTAG
- the sigE gene encoding RNA polymerase sigma factor SigE, which translates to MNDEGSSRARIDALPEALDTATAASAAPETLSGTAAFDAGEGEMPSWSQLVEEHGDSVYRLAFRLTGNPHDAEDLTQETFMRVFRSLKRYKPGTFQGWLHRITTNLFLDMVRHRQAIRMEALPENYDRVPGTAPTPEQVYADANLDPDLERALAALHPDYRAAVVLCDVVGLTYEEIADTLGVKMGTVRSRIHRARSQLRAHLEAAEREREELGSFSHVR; encoded by the coding sequence ATGAACGACGAAGGCTCTTCCCGCGCACGCATCGACGCGCTCCCCGAGGCGCTCGACACGGCCACGGCCGCTTCCGCGGCGCCCGAGACCCTTTCCGGCACGGCCGCCTTCGACGCGGGCGAGGGGGAGATGCCCAGCTGGTCGCAGCTCGTCGAGGAGCACGGCGACAGCGTCTACCGCCTGGCGTTCCGCCTGACGGGCAACCCGCATGACGCGGAGGACCTGACGCAGGAGACGTTCATGCGGGTGTTCCGGTCGTTGAAGCGCTACAAGCCGGGGACGTTCCAGGGGTGGCTGCACCGCATCACCACGAATCTGTTCCTGGACATGGTCCGCCACCGCCAGGCCATCCGCATGGAGGCGCTGCCGGAGAATTACGACCGCGTGCCGGGCACCGCGCCGACGCCGGAGCAGGTGTACGCCGACGCAAACCTGGATCCGGACCTGGAGCGCGCGCTGGCCGCCCTCCACCCGGATTACCGCGCGGCGGTTGTCCTGTGTGACGTCGTGGGCCTGACCTACGAGGAGATCGCCGACACCCTCGGCGTGAAGATGGGCACCGTCCGTTCCCGCATCCACCGCGCCCGTTCGCAGCTGCGGGCGCACCTGGAGGCCGCCGAGCGCGAGCGCGAGGAGCTGGGCAGCTTCAGCCACGTGCGCTGA
- the glgA gene encoding glycogen synthase: MRVAMMTREYPPEIYGGAGVHVTELTRFMRGLDGVEVDVHCMGAPRDEEGCFVHGVDPELADANPAVKTLSTGLRMADAAAATDIEVVHSHTWYSGLGGHLTGKLKGIPHIATAHSLEPHRPWKREQLGGGYDVSSWSEKNTMEYADGVIAVSARMKDAILEAYPRIEPDRVHVVLNGIDTELWHPRPTWEESKEANGWSVLEELGVDPSRPMVAFVGRITRQKGVAHLVKAASQFDDGVQLVLCAGAPDTPEIAAETEQLVTDLQAERDGVFWVKDMLPKEKIQEILTAADSFVCPSIYEPLGIVNLEAMACGTAVVASDVGGIPEVVVDGETGTLVHYDESDPSGFEAGIAAAVNKMVADRGAAKKIGEAGMQRAIAVFSWENIARETVEVYKSLM, encoded by the coding sequence ATGCGAGTTGCGATGATGACCCGAGAGTATCCCCCGGAAATCTACGGCGGCGCAGGCGTGCACGTCACCGAGTTGACGCGCTTCATGCGCGGGCTCGACGGCGTGGAGGTCGACGTCCATTGCATGGGCGCCCCGCGCGACGAGGAAGGGTGCTTCGTCCACGGCGTCGACCCCGAACTCGCGGACGCGAACCCGGCCGTCAAGACGCTGTCGACCGGGCTGCGCATGGCCGACGCCGCGGCGGCCACCGACATCGAGGTCGTCCATTCCCACACCTGGTACTCGGGCCTCGGCGGGCATCTGACCGGCAAGCTCAAGGGCATCCCGCACATCGCGACGGCCCATTCGCTGGAGCCGCACCGCCCGTGGAAGCGCGAGCAGCTCGGCGGCGGCTACGACGTGTCGTCGTGGTCGGAGAAGAACACCATGGAGTACGCCGACGGCGTCATCGCGGTGTCGGCGCGCATGAAGGACGCCATCCTGGAGGCCTACCCGCGCATCGAGCCGGACCGCGTGCACGTGGTGCTCAACGGCATCGACACGGAACTGTGGCACCCGCGCCCGACGTGGGAGGAGTCGAAGGAGGCCAACGGCTGGTCGGTGCTGGAGGAACTCGGCGTCGATCCCTCACGCCCGATGGTGGCGTTCGTCGGCCGCATCACCCGCCAGAAGGGCGTGGCCCACCTGGTCAAGGCGGCGTCGCAGTTCGACGATGGCGTGCAGCTGGTGCTGTGCGCGGGCGCCCCGGACACCCCGGAGATCGCGGCGGAGACCGAGCAGCTGGTCACGGATCTGCAGGCGGAGCGCGACGGCGTGTTCTGGGTGAAGGACATGCTGCCGAAGGAGAAGATCCAGGAGATCCTCACGGCCGCGGATTCCTTCGTGTGCCCGTCGATCTACGAGCCGCTGGGCATCGTGAACCTGGAGGCCATGGCGTGCGGCACCGCGGTGGTGGCGTCGGATGTCGGCGGCATCCCGGAGGTCGTCGTCGACGGCGAGACCGGCACGCTGGTCCACTACGACGAGTCCGACCCGTCCGGTTTCGAGGCCGGCATCGCCGCCGCGGTGAACAAGATGGTCGCCGACCGCGGGGCGGCGAAGAAGATCGGCGAGGCCGGCATGCAGCGCGCGATCGCCGTCTTCAGCTGGGAGAACATCGCCCGGGAGACCGTCGAGGTCTACAAGAGCCTGATGTAG
- a CDS encoding S1C family serine protease, producing the protein MTGPGEQPEPARNDPFARPPGVVGGADPRHIDETAGADVDLGRIVAAHDIEWDAAFAPAGRTHQGLQLPPERGSGGASSRDGGGGLFGDSDGQAESGGGSRGGYSPWADARTRMVTGGTARKAERPEEEPVVPVPRVDVREAMFGRIVPWRFLALGAAVVLALGGIGGFAGGWAGKTFRSGHERVELRQVDGRPGSGDLTEIGEVATRVEPAVASINIGAPGISGVGSGVVLDGDGHILTNNHVVSAADVPGATLTVTFKVDGIPRSVPARIVGRDTMTDLAVIRVENVTGLTVAELADSSKVRVGDTVIAMGSPQGLNGTVTSGIVSALNRPVRLAGEGTDTDGFADAIQTDASINPGNSGGPLVDLRGAVIGINTVIYTVSGGSQGLGFAIPINMAKDIAEQLIAGEEPVHPSIGVTARSAVNGAVTGAEVATLVPGGPAEAAGIRERDVITAVGDRAVGSADELTVAVWSAGADEPVRVTIVRRGQTMELDVTPRG; encoded by the coding sequence GTGACGGGGCCGGGCGAGCAGCCGGAGCCGGCACGGAACGATCCGTTCGCGCGGCCGCCGGGCGTGGTCGGCGGGGCGGATCCCCGGCACATCGACGAAACGGCCGGAGCCGACGTCGACCTCGGCCGCATCGTCGCGGCGCACGACATCGAATGGGACGCGGCCTTCGCGCCCGCCGGCCGCACCCACCAGGGCCTGCAGTTGCCGCCGGAACGGGGCAGCGGCGGGGCGTCGTCACGCGATGGCGGCGGCGGGCTGTTCGGCGATTCGGACGGTCAGGCGGAATCCGGCGGCGGCAGCCGCGGCGGGTACTCGCCGTGGGCCGACGCGCGCACGCGCATGGTCACCGGCGGGACGGCGCGGAAGGCGGAGCGGCCCGAGGAGGAACCCGTCGTCCCCGTGCCGCGCGTCGACGTGCGCGAGGCGATGTTCGGCCGGATCGTGCCGTGGCGCTTCCTCGCGCTGGGGGCGGCGGTGGTGCTGGCGCTCGGCGGGATCGGCGGATTCGCCGGCGGCTGGGCGGGCAAGACATTCCGCTCGGGCCACGAGCGCGTCGAGCTGCGCCAGGTCGACGGGCGGCCCGGTTCCGGCGACCTGACCGAGATCGGCGAGGTCGCCACGCGCGTCGAACCGGCGGTGGCGTCGATCAACATCGGCGCGCCGGGCATCAGTGGCGTCGGCTCGGGCGTGGTCCTCGACGGCGACGGGCACATCCTGACCAACAACCACGTCGTCTCCGCCGCCGACGTCCCCGGCGCGACGCTGACGGTCACGTTCAAGGTGGACGGCATCCCGCGCAGCGTGCCCGCGCGCATCGTCGGCCGCGACACGATGACCGACCTGGCCGTGATCCGCGTGGAGAACGTCACCGGGCTCACCGTCGCCGAGCTGGCCGATTCGTCGAAGGTGCGCGTCGGCGACACCGTCATCGCGATGGGTTCGCCGCAGGGGCTCAACGGCACGGTGACGTCGGGCATCGTCTCGGCGCTGAACCGGCCCGTGCGCCTGGCGGGCGAGGGCACCGACACCGACGGTTTCGCCGACGCGATCCAGACCGATGCGTCGATCAACCCGGGCAACTCCGGTGGGCCGCTCGTCGACCTGCGCGGGGCGGTGATCGGCATCAACACCGTCATCTACACGGTGTCCGGCGGGTCGCAGGGCCTGGGTTTCGCCATCCCCATCAACATGGCCAAGGACATCGCCGAGCAGCTCATCGCGGGTGAAGAGCCCGTGCACCCGAGCATCGGCGTCACCGCGCGGTCCGCGGTGAACGGGGCCGTGACCGGTGCGGAGGTCGCCACCCTGGTGCCCGGCGGGCCCGCCGAGGCCGCCGGCATCCGCGAGCGCGACGTGATCACCGCCGTGGGCGACCGGGCGGTGGGGTCGGCCGACGAGCTGACCGTGGCCGTCTGGTCGGCCGGCGCGGATGAGCCGGTCCGCGTGACCATCGTCCGCCGCGGGCAGACCATGGAACTCGACGTCACTCCGCGAGGGTAG
- a CDS encoding LD-carboxypeptidase has product MPERMGPGSRPHPDQPRFRRLRRGDRVAVISPSFAAPSVGPHVHEQALRRIRDELGLVPVEYPCTRNPSSPADRAADIHAAFSDPEIRAVFATVGGSDQVKVVSLLDDDVLRDNPKPFFGYSDNSHLLNHLHGLGVGGFYGGSTQVHLGAGPAIDDIHMIALRAALFGEAPGGDGSGSSGSSGGFAVPGGSGGSGTSGSVEVEITDPGEMEDFGVDWPSPDAVTRFGERRPTRPWEWSGPSIEVAGPTWGGCLESLSEIGMAGRLPAPETLRDAILMVETSEEVPTPAWVARWMTCLGERGILGAVTGVIAACPPSSTFTNVPSEADRRAYADDQARAIISTVSAYNPGAPVCVGIPFGHTRPQWVLPYGGQVRLDGVNRRVFATY; this is encoded by the coding sequence ATGCCGGAGCGAATGGGGCCGGGCTCTCGCCCCCACCCCGACCAGCCGCGGTTTCGCAGGCTCCGCCGGGGCGACCGCGTCGCGGTCATTTCACCGTCCTTCGCGGCGCCGTCGGTGGGCCCGCACGTCCACGAGCAGGCCCTCCGCCGGATCCGCGATGAGCTCGGCCTCGTCCCCGTCGAGTACCCCTGCACGCGCAACCCGTCGTCCCCCGCCGACCGCGCCGCCGACATTCACGCCGCGTTCTCCGATCCGGAGATCCGGGCGGTGTTCGCCACCGTCGGCGGCTCCGATCAGGTCAAGGTCGTCTCGCTTCTCGACGACGACGTCCTCCGCGACAACCCCAAACCCTTCTTCGGCTACTCGGACAACTCGCATCTGCTCAATCATCTGCACGGGCTCGGCGTCGGCGGGTTCTACGGCGGCTCCACCCAGGTTCACCTCGGTGCCGGGCCGGCGATCGACGACATCCACATGATCGCCCTGCGCGCCGCCCTCTTCGGAGAGGCTCCCGGCGGCGATGGTTCGGGCAGCTCCGGCTCCTCCGGCGGCTTCGCCGTTCCCGGCGGGTCCGGCGGCTCCGGAACCTCCGGCAGCGTGGAAGTCGAGATCACGGATCCCGGCGAGATGGAGGATTTCGGCGTCGACTGGCCCTCGCCGGATGCGGTCACGAGGTTCGGCGAGCGGCGTCCGACGCGCCCCTGGGAGTGGTCGGGCCCCTCCATCGAGGTCGCCGGCCCCACGTGGGGCGGCTGCCTGGAATCCCTGTCGGAGATCGGGATGGCGGGGAGGCTGCCCGCTCCGGAAACGCTGCGCGACGCGATCCTCATGGTCGAGACCAGCGAAGAAGTGCCGACTCCGGCGTGGGTCGCCCGATGGATGACGTGCCTCGGCGAACGCGGGATCCTCGGGGCCGTCACCGGCGTCATCGCGGCGTGCCCGCCGTCGTCGACGTTCACGAACGTCCCCTCCGAGGCCGACCGCCGGGCATACGCCGACGATCAGGCGCGCGCGATCATCTCCACCGTGTCCGCGTACAACCCCGGCGCCCCGGTGTGCGTGGGCATCCCCTTCGGGCACACGCGCCCGCAGTGGGTTCTGCCCTACGGCGGGCAGGTGCGCTTGGACGGCGTCAACCGCCGCGTGTTCGCGACCTACTGA
- the tatB gene encoding Sec-independent protein translocase protein TatB produces MFSNVGWGEILLILIVGLVLIGPERLPHIITDVRAMILAARTAIDDAKQSLTGELGEDFDELRKPLGELGELRKLNPKTALTRTLFDGDDTYLDLLSGKPAAGGGAADAGATGAGAAGAGAAGAGAVGSGAAGAAQPNPGSGVNNTVNLNDAGASGAAGATGATGATGATGGAQPGGQASGVRNWADDDVL; encoded by the coding sequence GTGTTCTCAAATGTCGGTTGGGGAGAGATCCTCCTCATTCTCATCGTCGGCCTGGTGCTGATCGGGCCCGAGCGGCTGCCGCACATCATCACCGATGTCCGGGCGATGATCCTCGCGGCCCGCACCGCGATCGACGACGCGAAACAGAGCCTCACCGGCGAGCTCGGCGAGGACTTCGACGAACTGCGCAAGCCGCTCGGGGAGCTGGGCGAGCTGCGCAAGCTCAACCCCAAGACGGCGCTGACGCGCACGCTTTTCGACGGCGACGACACCTACCTCGACCTGCTTTCCGGCAAGCCGGCCGCGGGGGGAGGGGCCGCCGACGCCGGCGCGACCGGTGCAGGGGCGGCTGGTGCGGGTGCTGCCGGAGCCGGTGCCGTGGGGTCCGGCGCGGCGGGTGCCGCGCAGCCCAACCCGGGTTCCGGCGTGAACAACACGGTGAACCTCAACGACGCTGGCGCGAGTGGTGCTGCGGGCGCCACGGGCGCGACCGGCGCGACCGGCGCGACCGGTGGCGCACAGCCCGGTGGCCAGGCTTCGGGCGTCCGCAACTGGGCCGACGACGACGTTCTCTAG
- a CDS encoding glycoside hydrolase family 32 protein — protein sequence MAANRTHRPAFHLTPERGRLNDPNGLVRLDGVWHVFYQLDPGFPRAPRRTGWGYATSEDLLTWRHRPQALHPDDDYDADGCYSGGAVPPQEPGGPVELFYTGNLPAPEEYGGGGVTGASGVGGDAGEARDAGDTGSTEEIDDAAGDVRAALAADRLREEFPDGLPVGHVWGATQNLATADVLPDGSLAEPVKHPGNPLIPGPPPGITAHYRDPIVTEDPDHPGVWRMILGARTDDDRGTAIVHFSRDRRRWDAGRELLIDGPSPGGYMWECPNLLRMTDAATGEDADVLVLSPQGIRADSGDPLRNRYQCGYVVGHVEAPESSAAPLVFRVTTPFTEFDHGFEFYAPQIFADGDDGDSGNSAASMLGSSGPDNSAGSSSSSPTGPGAAESSDKSAASMSSPSGPVMLGWMGMPEEDDHPSVAAEGWVHCLTFARELALHDGRLLQSLILPPGEELPEVGDGHIGGVFRVRLEGDGIVELYDADRLADSPDTSKSANHGLAENDNRAADSRGTSNSTPHGTVEGTTCDNTGETPLVTVSLTGDRVTVTRSDAAAPNHFGDERATTLRPTEATNGTGAAGGHRLDVVVDRSAIEIIADDGAGVFSLRAFTGGGGGWAVRRRSCHSVNTPE from the coding sequence GTGGCGGCGAACCGGACTCACCGCCCCGCGTTCCACCTCACGCCCGAGCGCGGCCGGCTCAACGACCCGAACGGGCTGGTCCGGCTGGATGGCGTCTGGCACGTGTTCTACCAGCTCGACCCCGGTTTCCCGCGGGCGCCGCGGCGCACCGGCTGGGGCTACGCGACGTCGGAGGACCTGCTGACGTGGCGCCACCGCCCGCAGGCGCTCCACCCCGACGACGACTACGACGCCGACGGCTGCTACTCCGGCGGTGCCGTCCCGCCGCAGGAGCCGGGCGGGCCCGTTGAGCTGTTCTACACAGGGAACCTGCCGGCGCCCGAGGAGTACGGGGGCGGCGGGGTGACCGGGGCCAGCGGGGTCGGCGGGGACGCTGGTGAGGCCCGGGACGCCGGAGATACCGGGTCCACCGAGGAAATCGACGACGCCGCAGGCGATGTGAGGGCGGCCCTCGCCGCCGACCGTCTGCGCGAGGAGTTCCCCGATGGCCTTCCCGTCGGCCACGTCTGGGGCGCGACGCAGAATCTGGCGACGGCCGACGTGCTGCCCGACGGGTCGCTCGCCGAACCCGTAAAACATCCCGGAAATCCGCTGATCCCGGGACCGCCGCCGGGGATCACCGCGCATTACCGCGACCCGATCGTCACCGAGGATCCCGATCACCCGGGCGTGTGGCGGATGATCCTCGGCGCCCGCACCGACGATGACCGCGGCACTGCAATCGTGCATTTTTCGCGGGATCGCCGCAGGTGGGATGCGGGCCGAGAGCTGCTCATCGACGGCCCGTCGCCTGGCGGCTACATGTGGGAATGCCCGAATCTGCTGCGCATGACGGATGCGGCGACCGGCGAGGATGCCGACGTCCTGGTCCTGTCGCCCCAGGGCATCCGCGCCGACTCCGGCGATCCGCTGCGCAATCGCTACCAGTGCGGGTACGTCGTCGGGCACGTCGAGGCGCCCGAATCTTCCGCCGCTCCCCTGGTTTTCCGCGTGACCACGCCTTTCACGGAGTTCGACCACGGCTTCGAGTTCTACGCGCCGCAGATTTTCGCCGATGGGGACGACGGCGACTCAGGCAACTCCGCCGCGTCGATGTTGGGGTCGAGCGGCCCGGACAACTCCGCCGGGTCGTCTTCGTCGTCGCCCACCGGCCCGGGCGCCGCAGAAAGCTCGGACAAATCCGCTGCGTCGATGTCGTCGCCAAGCGGCCCGGTCATGCTCGGTTGGATGGGCATGCCGGAGGAGGACGATCACCCTTCCGTCGCCGCGGAGGGTTGGGTCCATTGCCTGACGTTCGCCCGCGAGCTCGCACTTCACGACGGCCGCCTCCTCCAATCCCTCATCCTCCCCCCGGGCGAGGAGCTGCCCGAGGTCGGCGACGGTCACATCGGCGGAGTCTTCCGGGTGCGGCTCGAGGGCGACGGGATCGTGGAGCTTTACGACGCCGACCGTCTCGCCGATTCACCCGACACCTCGAAGTCGGCCAATCATGGACTCGCCGAAAACGACAACCGCGCCGCCGATTCACGCGGCACCTCGAATTCGACCCCACACGGAACCGTCGAAGGCACCACCTGCGACAACACCGGCGAAACGCCGCTGGTCACGGTGTCGTTGACCGGTGATCGCGTGACCGTGACGCGCAGCGATGCCGCCGCCCCCAACCATTTCGGCGATGAGCGTGCCACGACGTTGCGGCCCACCGAAGCGACGAACGGCACAGGAGCTGCCGGCGGCCATCGCCTCGATGTCGTCGTTGATCGGTCGGCGATCGAGATCATCGCCGACGACGGTGCCGGCGTCTTCTCTCTCCGAGCGTTCACGGGCGGCGGGGGAGGTTGGGCGGTCCGGCGGCGTTCGTGTCATTCGGTCAACACTCCCGAGTAG
- a CDS encoding type 1 glutamine amidotransferase domain-containing protein gives MSRVLEGRRVAVLAGQGVEQVELTDPMRAIRAAGGEPVIVSYADGSFVAMNGDWEHADSFVVDVDVKEADVESFDALVLPGGTLNADAARIDDGVLRFVKAFHRTGRPLAAICHAPWILIDAGLASGTKLTSYVSCKNDLLNAGADWVDEPLVVDGNIITSRNPGDLEQFCSAIVEATAAAR, from the coding sequence GTGAGCCGCGTGCTCGAGGGGCGTCGCGTGGCGGTGCTGGCGGGGCAGGGCGTCGAGCAGGTCGAGCTGACCGATCCGATGCGCGCGATCCGGGCCGCCGGCGGTGAACCGGTGATCGTGTCCTACGCCGACGGTTCCTTCGTGGCCATGAACGGCGACTGGGAGCACGCCGATTCCTTCGTCGTCGACGTCGACGTCAAGGAGGCCGACGTCGAGAGCTTCGATGCACTGGTGTTGCCGGGCGGCACCCTCAACGCGGATGCGGCGCGCATCGACGATGGCGTGCTGCGTTTCGTGAAGGCGTTCCACCGGACCGGCCGCCCGCTCGCGGCGATCTGCCATGCGCCGTGGATCCTGATCGATGCCGGTCTGGCGTCCGGGACGAAGCTGACGTCCTACGTCTCGTGCAAGAACGACCTGCTCAACGCCGGTGCGGACTGGGTTGACGAGCCGCTGGTGGTCGACGGGAACATCATCACCTCGCGCAACCCGGGTGACCTGGAGCAGTTCTGCTCGGCCATCGTCGAGGCGACCGCCGCCGCGCGCTGA
- a CDS encoding zf-HC2 domain-containing protein translates to MAAPHHEFASTDHLGTEAVAAFVDGELSPSAHRRAQEHLLACGECRREVARQRQAARRLRDSSEVHIPADLRKRLASMSRDQMPENAPGARRLSHRRPDSLAAFVESAWRTLRKSRNGQ, encoded by the coding sequence ATGGCTGCACCGCATCATGAGTTCGCGTCGACCGATCATTTGGGGACGGAGGCCGTGGCGGCCTTCGTCGACGGGGAGCTCAGCCCGAGCGCGCACCGGCGTGCCCAGGAGCATTTGCTCGCGTGCGGTGAATGCCGCCGTGAGGTGGCCCGCCAGCGCCAGGCCGCGCGGCGGCTGCGCGATTCCAGCGAGGTGCACATCCCCGCCGATCTGAGGAAGCGCCTGGCGTCGATGTCGCGGGACCAGATGCCGGAGAACGCGCCCGGGGCCCGGCGGCTGTCGCACCGCCGCCCCGATTCGCTGGCGGCGTTCGTGGAATCGGCGTGGCGCACCCTGCGCAAGTCCAGGAACGGCCAGTGA